One bacterium genomic window, TTTTATTTTCTGGTCTCGTTTAATTTTAGTGATTAAATCTTCAGAAGCTGCCACTTCAAGCTTAACTGTAGAAATATCCATAACCTCAAGGATAGTCTCCATCCCCTTTATTCTCTCTCCTTCATTAGCTATTTTAGAGGTAATTATTCCAAAGATAGGAGAGGTAACATTGGTATCTTTTAGGTGTTGTTTAGCTGATGAGAGTCCAACCTCAGCCTGATTTACCTGAGCCTTAGCCAGCTCAAGTTGAGCAGAGGTCATTTTATAGCCTGTTACAGCTTTATCAAAAGATGCCTTAGCAATGGAATTAGTGGCATTAAGCCTTTCTGCCCGCTCAAACTCTATTTTAGCCTGGTCAAAGTTTGCCTCTGCTTGATGTAGCCCTGCATTAGCTGTTGTTAAAGCTGCTTCTGCCTGGGAAAGGCCAATTTGAGCATCAGTTGCATCTAATTTGGCTACTACCTGGCCTGCTTTTACATAATCATTCTCTTTGGCAAGAATCTGCAGAAGCATTCCCCCTATTTTAGGAGAAATTTTTGCCTCCTTAATAGGCTTAATAGTGCCCTGAAAGGTAGTGGTCAGAACTATGTCTGAAATAAATGGTTTAGTTACTGTTACACTGATAGCTTCTATTTTCACCTCTTTTTCAGGCGGTTTTGTGCATCCAACAATCAAGGCTAAACTCAAGGTAATAAAAAATCCTAAATTCGCAATTTGCAATTTGCAATTATTCATAATTAATTCCTCCCAATGGCTTTTTGTAATTTTGCCCAGGCTAAGTTATAATCATACAATGCCTGATAGTAATTAGTTTTTGCTTGAGTTAGTAAGGTCTGTGCATCTAACACATCAGTAGTAGTAGAGGCTCCTTCTTTGTACATCTCTTTGGTAATGCGTAGGTTTTCCTCTGCCTGTCCAATAGACTTTTGGGCAACGCCAATGTTCTTTTCCGCCTCTTCTAAACCAAGGCATCCCTGTCTGACTTCCAGCAAGATTCTGTCTTTTAGGAGAAGCAACTGCTCTTCTACGGCTGCCAGATTAGCTTCTGTCTGATTGACCCTGGATTTTCTTGCCTTCCAGTCCCATAGAGTAAAGTTTACTGAAACGGCTGCCATCCAGGTTTCTTGCCACTCATCAATCGGTGTTTTTTTCCCCTTTTGATAGTCATAATTTCCTATCAGAGCAACTGATGGGTAATAGTCGCTCCTGGCTATCTTCACTCTTTGTTTTAGAACCTCAATGGTAGTTTTTATCTGCTTTAATTCTGGCCGCATTGTTTGAGCCTGCTTGATACAGTTATCCAGATTTATAGTTTGGGGCCTAAACTCCAGGATGTCAATAATCTCAACCGGAGTGTTCTGGTCCTGTGCCAGCACCTGATTAAATGCTGCATTAGCCAGCCTAACCCCATTTTCTGCCCGAATTAGGTTTTGCTTCACATTGGCTAATTCCACCTCTGCCTTTAGCACATCCACTTTAGCCACCATACCTACATCATAGAAGTTGCCAACTACCTTTAGGTGGGCTTGTACCTGTTCAACTGCCTCCTGAGCAATTTGCTGAAATTTTAATGCCTTCAAAATACCAAAATAAGCACTTTTTACTTCTAAGATTAGCTCGTTTTTCACCATTTCATACTCATATTTAGCGGCTTCGTAGTTAGCCTTAGCCAATTTGTAGCCAGAGGAGATTTTACCGCCGGTAAACAGAGGTTGCTGGATGATGCCTTTGGCCTCAGAAATCCCCTCATCACTCAGAGCCATTGACCTGCCCTGAAAATCCACAGTAGTAGCTTCATTTAATCGGGTATAGCTTGAAGATAAGCTAAAGATAGGATAGAAACCTGTTTTAGCCTCCCATACTTTCTCTTTAGCTGAGGCTACCTTTTTTGAGGCAGATAGCAGGCCATGATTATTAGCCAGAGCTATCTCAACACTTCTCTCCAGGTTTAGCGGCCCAACCTCTGCCCATACCGTGGAAATCCCAGTTATAAGTGCTACAATTGCTAAAAAAGTTCTCATTCTTTTATCACCCCCCTAAGCCATATCTCTAATATAGTATCCAGTTCATTATTAAGTGGGTATTTTTCATCGTTTACCAGCCATTTGTAGATTATGGCGTTAGTTAGCCCAATTAAAGCATAAGCAGCGCTTGAGGTGTTGATGTCTTTTATTACCCCATTTTTTACCCCTTTGTTAAGCTCTTTTTCTATTAGACAGATGTGTGGTAGATACTTTTCTCTGAATATCTTCTCAACTTCCTCTCTAAACTCAGTTGTTTCCTGAACCAGGACGCGATAAAAAGCTCTATGGCTCTCAAAGAAGTCTAAATAGGCAGAAATAGCCAGAGTTGTCTTTTTGATAGGAGAATCAATATCTTTAGTAGCCTCAAGTATAGTATCCTTCATAATTCTAATGCCCCATTCTACTACACCTAAAAATAGACCCTTTTTGCTTTCAAAATGGCGATACACAGTGCCTTTACCTACTTGAGCTAAGGCAGCAATTTCATCCACATCTGCTTTATAATAACCATCTCTTGAGAAAACGGTCATAGCTGCCTGGAGTATTTGTT contains:
- a CDS encoding efflux RND transporter periplasmic adaptor subunit, which codes for MNNCKLQIANLGFFITLSLALIVGCTKPPEKEVKIEAISVTVTKPFISDIVLTTTFQGTIKPIKEAKISPKIGGMLLQILAKENDYVKAGQVVAKLDATDAQIGLSQAEAALTTANAGLHQAEANFDQAKIEFERAERLNATNSIAKASFDKAVTGYKMTSAQLELAKAQVNQAEVGLSSAKQHLKDTNVTSPIFGIITSKIANEGERIKGMETILEVMDISTVKLEVAASEDLITKIKRDQKIKVSLEAYPDTKFIGIIREISPIINPQSRTFNVTIYIRNAHHRIKPGMFARVKIELEKHQNVLCVPQGAVFNRGLDNYLYVIEGNRARLKQVKLGIQDLEKVEITAGLAKNQEVVIRGVETLQDGAIVRVTRRQ
- a CDS encoding TolC family protein → MRTFLAIVALITGISTVWAEVGPLNLERSVEIALANNHGLLSASKKVASAKEKVWEAKTGFYPIFSLSSSYTRLNEATTVDFQGRSMALSDEGISEAKGIIQQPLFTGGKISSGYKLAKANYEAAKYEYEMVKNELILEVKSAYFGILKALKFQQIAQEAVEQVQAHLKVVGNFYDVGMVAKVDVLKAEVELANVKQNLIRAENGVRLANAAFNQVLAQDQNTPVEIIDILEFRPQTINLDNCIKQAQTMRPELKQIKTTIEVLKQRVKIARSDYYPSVALIGNYDYQKGKKTPIDEWQETWMAAVSVNFTLWDWKARKSRVNQTEANLAAVEEQLLLLKDRILLEVRQGCLGLEEAEKNIGVAQKSIGQAEENLRITKEMYKEGASTTTDVLDAQTLLTQAKTNYYQALYDYNLAWAKLQKAIGRN
- a CDS encoding TetR/AcrR family transcriptional regulator, whose product is MELHVSVGKREAKRQEKDEQILQAAMTVFSRDGYYKADVDEIAALAQVGKGTVYRHFESKKGLFLGVVEWGIRIMKDTILEATKDIDSPIKKTTLAISAYLDFFESHRAFYRVLVQETTEFREEVEKIFREKYLPHICLIEKELNKGVKNGVIKDINTSSAAYALIGLTNAIIYKWLVNDEKYPLNNELDTILEIWLRGVIKE